The DNA region TTCGGCGGTGCAGAGCTACTTAAATATGCAAAATATCATCAGCGCCGCGCTGGCGACCCATGCCGAGGCCATCCACCCCGGCTACGGATTTTTATCCGAGAACAGCTTGTTCGCCGCGCTGTGTGTTCAAAACGATATCGTGTTCATCGGGCCGGAGAGCGACGTGATCGACCGGATGGGCAACAAGGATCAGGCGCGCCGTCTGATGATGTCGGCGGGCGTTCCGGTCATTCCCGGCAGCGGCGTTGTCACGGTTGCGCAGGCCAAGAAAGCGGCTGTAAAGATCGGCTATCCGCTGCTGGTCAAGGCCGCAGCGGGCGGCGGCGGAAAAGGCATCCGCATTGTCGAACGTGAAGAGGACCTCGAAAAGTCGGTGGTCGCGGCTTGCGAGGAGGCCAAAAAGGCCTTCGGGTGCGGCGATGTGTTTTTGGAAAAATACCTGACCTCGGTGCGTCACGTCGAGGTGCAGATTTTGGCCGATCATACCGGGAACGTGGTCTGTTTGGGCGAGCGCGACTGCTCGCTGCAGATCGGCAGGCAGAAAGTGATCGAGGAGACCCCCTGTTCCGCGATTGACGAACATATCCGCAAACGCCTTTGGGAGGCCGCGGTCAAGGCGGTCAAAGCCGCTAAATACACCAATGCCGGAACCGTGGAATTTTTACTTGCACCCGACGGAAATTTTTATTTTATCGAAATGAACACCCGCCTGCAGGTCGAGCACCGCATCAGCGAGGAAGTCAGCGGCATCGATCTGGTCAAGTGGCAGATCCGCATTGCCTCGCAAATGGAATTGCCGTTCAGGCAGGAGGATATCCAACTGCGCGGCGCATCAATCGAGTGCCGCATCAACGCTTTGGGCGGCGGCAAAGTGTCTTTTTTACACGTCCCGGGCGGCAACCGCGTGTCGTTTGATACCGCGCTGATTCAGGACGCCGAGATCACCCCGTTTTACGATTCGATGATCGGCAAGCTGATCACCGCCGGAAACGACCGCGAAGAGGCCGTGCGCAAGATGGAAGCGGCTCTCTGCGAACTCGTCATCAGCGGCGTTCCGACCAACATCGAGCAGCAGTCAGAGATCATCCGCAGCCCCGAATTTCACAGCGGGCAGTATGACACCGCATGGCTGCAAAAACGGAAGGAGGCGCGCACATGAGCGAATTCAAGATTGCCGATCTTTTCCGCAAACCCGCCAATCCGCTCGAACCCGGCGGCACCCCGCGCAAACCCGCCGACGACCGCGAGCAGTGCCCGCGCTGCAAACAATATTTCCCCCGCAAAAAACTGGAGAAGAATTTACGTGTCTGCCCCTCCTGCGGACACCATTTAACACTGCCCGCCCGGCGCAGATTAGAAGCGTTCTGCGCCGGAGGCAGTTTTTCCGAACTGTTTTCCGATATCACCGCACGGGATTTTCTGCACTTTCCCGGCTATGAAGATAAATTGAAAAAAGCGCGTGACGGCAGCGGCGAAAATGAGGGCGTCGTCTGCGGAACCGGTATCGTCGGCGGCGTTAAATGCGCGCTGTTTGCCATGGAACCCGGATTTATGATGGGCAGCATGGGCGCGGCGGTCGGTGAGCGCATCACCCGCACCTTTGAATATGCGACCGCGAACCGCCTGCCGGTCGTCGGCTTTACGGCTTCGGGCGGCGCACGCATGCAGGAGGGCATCATCTCCCTGATGCAGATGGCCAAAATCAGCGGCGCGATTCAGCGCCACGGCGAAGCGGGTTGTTTTTATCTCGCGGTGCTGACTCATCCGACCACGGGCGGCGTAACCGCCAGTTTTGCGATGCTCGGCGATATCATCATTGCCGAACCTAAGGCACTGGTCGGTTTTGCGGGCAAGCGCGTGATCGAGCAGACCACCAAGAGCAAACTCACCGCCGATTTTCAGAGCGCGGAATTTGTACTCAAACACGGCTTTTTGGATGCGATTGTCGACCGTAAACAGCTCGTCGAAGTCATCGGCCGCCTATTGAAACAGCATACGACGGAGAAAAAACTATGACTGCCTACGAGAAAGTAAAAATCGCGCGCGACCTGCAAAGGCCCACCGCATCGGCTTATATCAATCAACTATTACATGAGGTCACCGTCTTGCACGGCGACCGCAATTTCGGCGACGACGAGGCGATTCTGGGCGGCATCGGGCTGCTCGGGGATATCCCCGTCACGTTTATCGGCATCGAGCGCGGAACCGATCTTGAGAGCCGGATTCGCTGCAATTTCGGCGCGCCGCGGCCCGAGGGCTACCGCAAAGCCCTGCGGCTGATGAAGCAGGCCGAGAAGTTTCACCGGCCTGTGATCTGCCTGGTCGATACCTCCGGCGCGCATTGCGGCGCGGACGCCGAGGAGCGCGGACAGGGGCAGGCGATTGCCGAAAACCTGATGGAGATGATGGGCTTAAAAACGCCCGTGATCTCGGTGATCATCGGCGAGGGCGGCTCGGGCGGGGCATTGGGGCTTGCGGTCGCCGACCGGGTCTATATGCTCGAAAACGCGGTGTATTCGGTGATTTCGCCCGAGGGCTGCGCCAGCATTTTATTCAAAGAACAGGGCGCGGAGGCCGAGGCCGCCGAGTGCCTGCATCTGACCGCACAGGACAACAAAAAACTCAGGGTGGCGGAAGACGTCATCCCCGAGGATTTTAAGCGCTTTCACGCGATGTGCAACGCTTTACGCGATCGGCTTTTAAGCGATATTGCCGCGCTTTCCGCGCAGCCGGTCGAGACATTATTTAATAACCGCTACGCCCGTTTCCGCCGCCTCGGCATCTATGAGGGGGGTAAAGGGAGGTAGGGAGGATTAAATGAATTAAATTGTTTTATATACTGCATGCCTTTGAAACTGATTTTAGTTGTGAATCGCTTTTACGTTTTAACGAATCCACCGATGCCATTTTACAAATGATATCACGAATAGTTATATCTAATTCACTGCCTTTCGTATAATCAGCAAGTTGAATAAAGTCAACTCTTTTATCAAGAAGAAGATCCGCTACTTTTTGTTGATTACCTTCTTGATATACAGCAATAGAATAACCTCCATTTGCTTTAACCAATTTCATGCAAGGAACATCTGTAAGTCCATCACCTATATAAATCATATTCCGAAAAGGTACAGGCCGATCATCTTCGGGCGTGTATTTATTAAGATCATAATCATTTGAAATATCAAGCACACCCTTATTAATACGAAATAAGAATTGAGTTTTTGTCGTATAATTTACAACATTCTTAGGCCAACAAGCGACATCATTTTCATCATATAAAAACTCACAGGCAAATACTTCTTTAAATTCGTTAAAAATACTGGAACCCTCGATAATTTCGCGAAGCCCGGAAGAAATAATAAAGTGTTCAACTTTTACATTTAAATCATTTCCGATTCTATTGATTCGTTCAAACCAGCTTTCTACACCAGAGAAGAATTCAAGGTCTTTTCCAAGTTTAACGAATTCTTCGCGCCGTATGCACTGCCTGGCAGCGTGCGCTTTTTCAAGCATCACTTGCATATAAGATAGTATTCCATCCATTTTTTTATTTTTGGCTTGAGAATTTGATTCTTGCCAAAAATCCTGTGCTGTCATTTTAATATTAGGTATGAAGGTGTACTCTTGCATGTCTTTTGTGCAAAGTGTTTTATCAAAATCATACATTAATGCAACTACGGGATTATTTTCTTGCATAAAGCTATCACCTATCTTTAGCTTTTAAATGAGAAACACAGCAGCCATAATTATCTGCTCGTTGGATATTTCCATCTCTCCCATGGATGATCAAATCAATGCCAGAACGTTGACTCATAATTCGCCCAATTTTAACAGCTTCTTCTTTTGTTCTTGTGTATACGCTTGCACAACTTGATCCACTTTTTTTAACATCCCATCCTTCTTGATCTCTATTTGAAATTACATGTACTCGTTCTTTTATCATTGTTATACCCCCATATAATTGTATTGATTTAAAGACATAACCTATTTCCATTATTATTATATAATAACAAAATCCAAAAATCAACAGTTTGCTACAATAATATAAGCCCGGCTGTTAAATTGTTCCATGTGGAACTTTATAAGTCACCTGTTGCGGGCGGCTTCCTGCCGCCCGCTCGGCGGGGTGTGGTCACCCCGCCCTACGGGGTAACGGGAAACGCGGGCGTACGCCGCCCGCTCGGGTCGTCATACCGCTCTTTAGAGCGGATTGGAAACCGTCCCCTACTGAGAATTGCATGGCAATTCTTTGCGGGCTTGCACACACAGGTACGTCCCTACTCCGTCTTTGCGAGGGAAACAGCGTGTAGCGAAGCTACGCGCGCGACGAAGGCAATCAAATTGCGCGGCAATTCCAGAGAACAAGCGTCCGGTTTTACCACAGTTGTCGGGATACCCCGTGTCTGGATTGCCGCGCTTCGCTCGCAAAGACGGGAGCGCTATTCCCTACAACGCGAAAACGTATGAGGTGCGTCTTGATTCCCCTCTGCATGGTGTCGCTTGCGACACCTTAGGGGTTGGGCGCGTAGCGCCGGGGTGGTTTATGCGGGCGAACGCAGTTCGCCCCTACATTGAAACCGATAGTATGGCGAAAACAAAAACGGGCGGATAATATCCGCCCCTACATTTGTGGAAATAAATATATCAACAATAAAAAATTCGGGTTATTCAATCGAAAGAAGTTCAGCGGCGTTTTCGTAGAGGATGCGGCGTTCTTCGCGCGGGGTTAAGCCGACGGCGTGAAACAATTCCAATTCGCTTGCGGGCGACCACATGGGGTAATCGGTGCCGAACAGCACCTTTTCAGGACCGAACGCTTCAAACAGCCGCTTGGCTTTTTCGGGGCTGAGCGCATACAGCGACGACGAGCAATCGACGTAGAAATTCGGCAGGCCGGGCAGTTCCTTTTCGGCGTCGTCCCAGCAACTCCAGCCGCCGAAATGCGCGGCGATCACCGTCAGTTCGGGCAGTTTCTTTTTCAGATTCAAAATCTGTGCCGGATGCGAATAGTGAAACCGGGTATCCCCCGCGTGTATGAGCAGAGGTAATTTCCCCGCGAATTTTTTGCACAAAGCCGCCGCTTTTTCGGAATCGGCGGCGAATTTTTGAAAATCTGGGTGGAGTTTGACGCCTTTCAGTCCGAGGGAAATCAGATGCGCCAAATCGCCGTCGATATCTTTACTGTCAGGGTGCAGCGTGCCGAATCCGGTCATGACGCCCGGATGCGCATTGACCTGTGCGGCGATGAATTCGTTGATCGAGCGCACCTGCGCGGGCAGCACCGACACGCTGTGAATCAGATAATGCGTGATGCCGGCGCGCGCGCCTTGTTCAAGAAGAGTGGACACCGACCCGTCGTATCGGACGGGCATATCGTAAAAGTCCGCGATGCTCTGTGCGGCGCGGGTTGCGAGTTTGTCGGGATAGACGTGGCAGTGTGAATCGATGATGGGCTGCATGTATGAACGACCTTTTTTAAAAGAATGGCGCACGGAAAGTCCCGTGCATATTGATTTATCATACCACAACTACCGCCGATTTGCCACCGTTTTGTAAAAGATCCGATTTTTAACTTTTATTCCTGCGGTTTTGCATGATGGCTTCGAGGTTGTCGAGAATAAAGCGCTGGGCTTCTTTGTTATACAGCACCATGGTGTATTCGCCGTTTTGACCCCGCCGGCTCATTGTCGAAAGGCCGATGCGTTCCCCCTGCTCGGTAGGCAGGCGATGACTCTTGCCGTCCGATTCGACTTTTTCCAAAAAGCCCGCTTCAAGCAGCCAGTCGGTGACGGCAATGTTGGTAAGTTTCTTCATGTGCTCCGGATCGATCAGGGCGTTCAGCGCGGCGACAAGATTGCTGACCGAAGCCGCATCATCGGAAAAGATAAAGGCCTTGCGCTGTTCCGGCGTCAGTTCGAAATCCGCAACCGCCGGCCTTTGCGCGGGCTTTTCCGCAGCGCCTTCTTTTTCTGCCCGATGCGGGTTTTCCGGTTCGGCGCCATCGTTTTCAATGACCCGGCGCAGGACGTCCGACACATAGAAAAAACACCGGGAAAGACGCACCTGATTCAGGATGCAGTCATCGGGCATCTCCGTATCGGTGACCGGGTCGACGCCTTCGGCAAGCTTGTCCATATAGAGTTTTGCGCGCTGCAGCTTTTCAAGTTCCGTCATAATACATCCGATCCTTTCGTATAATTTCGTATTTCTTCCATAATATACTAAAATACGACAAAAGTCAACGTATTTTATTCCGGATTCCTTTTTAAACGCGAGGCAGGCGGGAAACAAAATCATCCACTTGAAAAGAAAAGATTGTCATGGTACAATAGATGAGAATTATACACGCGAAAACTGTCGAAGATAATCTCGGGGACAGCGACCGGATATCCGGATTTTAAACATTGGAAGTGGAGACTTATTTTCATGCGAAAAAAAGCGGTCTGCATCAGTTGCTTTCATTATTATGAACACCGGATCCGGCTGATTGAGGATTTTTTGCGTACAAAGGGGTATGACTGCACCTATATCACTTCCGATTTTGACCATATCCGAAAAACGCCGTTCCGAGTTGATCTTGAAAATACCGTTCAAATTCCGACAAGACCCTATCGAAAAAACTTTTCGGCGGCAAGGATACGCTCTCACAACCGCTTTGCCCGGGATGCGTTTTCGAAAGCGGAGGAAATTTCACCCGATCTTATATTCGTCGAGATACCGCCTAACAGCTTGGTCAAGCAGGCGGCGGAATATAAAAAGCAACACCCGGATGTCCGCCTGATCTTGGATCTGTATGACCTCTGGCCCGAAAATTTCCCCGGACGCGGGTTGAAAAAGCTGTTTGCACTGCCGTTTTCGGCTTGGCGAAGAATACGGGATGACGGGCTTTATG from Oscillospiraceae bacterium includes:
- a CDS encoding HAD family hydrolase encodes the protein MQENNPVVALMYDFDKTLCTKDMQEYTFIPNIKMTAQDFWQESNSQAKNKKMDGILSYMQVMLEKAHAARQCIRREEFVKLGKDLEFFSGVESWFERINRIGNDLNVKVEHFIISSGLREIIEGSSIFNEFKEVFACEFLYDENDVACWPKNVVNYTTKTQFLFRINKGVLDISNDYDLNKYTPEDDRPVPFRNMIYIGDGLTDVPCMKLVKANGGYSIAVYQEGNQQKVADLLLDKRVDFIQLADYTKGSELDITIRDIICKMASVDSLKRKSDSQLKSVSKACSI
- the accD gene encoding acetyl-CoA carboxylase, carboxyltransferase subunit beta — encoded protein: MSEFKIADLFRKPANPLEPGGTPRKPADDREQCPRCKQYFPRKKLEKNLRVCPSCGHHLTLPARRRLEAFCAGGSFSELFSDITARDFLHFPGYEDKLKKARDGSGENEGVVCGTGIVGGVKCALFAMEPGFMMGSMGAAVGERITRTFEYATANRLPVVGFTASGGARMQEGIISLMQMAKISGAIQRHGEAGCFYLAVLTHPTTGGVTASFAMLGDIIIAEPKALVGFAGKRVIEQTTKSKLTADFQSAEFVLKHGFLDAIVDRKQLVEVIGRLLKQHTTEKKL
- a CDS encoding acetyl-CoA carboxylase biotin carboxylase subunit, with the translated sequence MFKKILVANRGEIAVRIIRACREMGIATVAVYSEPDKNALHAALADERICIGPASAVQSYLNMQNIISAALATHAEAIHPGYGFLSENSLFAALCVQNDIVFIGPESDVIDRMGNKDQARRLMMSAGVPVIPGSGVVTVAQAKKAAVKIGYPLLVKAAAGGGGKGIRIVEREEDLEKSVVAACEEAKKAFGCGDVFLEKYLTSVRHVEVQILADHTGNVVCLGERDCSLQIGRQKVIEETPCSAIDEHIRKRLWEAAVKAVKAAKYTNAGTVEFLLAPDGNFYFIEMNTRLQVEHRISEEVSGIDLVKWQIRIASQMELPFRQEDIQLRGASIECRINALGGGKVSFLHVPGGNRVSFDTALIQDAEITPFYDSMIGKLITAGNDREEAVRKMEAALCELVISGVPTNIEQQSEIIRSPEFHSGQYDTAWLQKRKEART
- a CDS encoding amidohydrolase family protein — encoded protein: MQPIIDSHCHVYPDKLATRAAQSIADFYDMPVRYDGSVSTLLEQGARAGITHYLIHSVSVLPAQVRSINEFIAAQVNAHPGVMTGFGTLHPDSKDIDGDLAHLISLGLKGVKLHPDFQKFAADSEKAAALCKKFAGKLPLLIHAGDTRFHYSHPAQILNLKKKLPELTVIAAHFGGWSCWDDAEKELPGLPNFYVDCSSSLYALSPEKAKRLFEAFGPEKVLFGTDYPMWSPASELELFHAVGLTPREERRILYENAAELLSIE
- a CDS encoding DUF2188 domain-containing protein, yielding MIKERVHVISNRDQEGWDVKKSGSSCASVYTRTKEEAVKIGRIMSQRSGIDLIIHGRDGNIQRADNYGCCVSHLKAKDR
- the accA gene encoding carboxyltransferase subunit alpha, which codes for MTAYEKVKIARDLQRPTASAYINQLLHEVTVLHGDRNFGDDEAILGGIGLLGDIPVTFIGIERGTDLESRIRCNFGAPRPEGYRKALRLMKQAEKFHRPVICLVDTSGAHCGADAEERGQGQAIAENLMEMMGLKTPVISVIIGEGGSGGALGLAVADRVYMLENAVYSVISPEGCASILFKEQGAEAEAAECLHLTAQDNKKLRVAEDVIPEDFKRFHAMCNALRDRLLSDIAALSAQPVETLFNNRYARFRRLGIYEGGKGR